From the genome of Amyelois transitella isolate CPQ chromosome 22, ilAmyTran1.1, whole genome shotgun sequence:
TATGAAACGATTTCAAGAAACAGATTTGCGAACGGATATTCCCCGTTTCTATAGTAAATTGACGCATCAGTTACGTGTCAAAGACGTAATAGTGACGCGTGTGTTCAAGATTTCATCTcattgatattaatattatattattacttttaccCGCATCTGCGCCCGCGCAAATTTAACGCctcctacaaaagaatacaggttttttgcaaatcccacgggaactattgTTTTTACCAGGATGAAAAGTAGTATTCCACTCataactttatacatacatacatataatcacgtctatatcctatgcgggttagacagagccaacagtcttgaaaagactgaaagttcaGGCTTgacagaattgaaattcaaatagtaacaggctagcccatcgcctactagaagaatcccaagtttataagccattcctttagtcacctttagCTCAATTAGAATGATTAGTATAAGGCGATTAAGgtatatctacatatagacgatgattataatgtaaaaaatcgATAGGTACGCCACAAATAAATGGCACATCTAAAAATATGCCATAAAGAAAACAACGCGTGTCTAACACAAACAGACAGGCCTATAGACCAAGGTTATCTATATTAAGCGAAACATTAGCGATTGgggagaaatataaaaaactgcGTCAATGGATGAATGGTTCAAGGAATTAAGCTTCACTTGTCTCGTAATTGTAATTAAACATAATGCTAgtgtggtacatacatatatcacgtctctatccgtTACGGAGTAGACTGAGCCACAACACTCAAAAGTTCACGTTGGGCTGGAGAGcttactgatggaattgagatacagaAATACTTTGTGACAGATTGCGAAcatatcgcttaaaagaaatCTATGTGGTACCTACCatatagcaaagaaaaaacttttataaagaaaaactttTAGGAAAAGCTTTTATACTTCTTTCaagcgatggcctagcaaactgtcataatatttaaccacttttaattacaattttttttccttttggtTAGGAATTCCATATTCAAATTTACATACAGCTATTTACACGGGTATTTGTGTTTCGTTAACcgtcatttatttgttttttttttcttctgattGGGCATTGCGTCATCATGCAAGCGAAGCtagaatgtgttttatttataaatatcctaaacaatcataaattcctatatgaaacaatttatatatctgaatctcaatttcatcattgagTCATCCATCTAAACGTGGTCTTCGAATCGTTTGTCTATTGACTCTATCTACTCCATGAGGATTTAAAACGTAATAAGTATTGCGTATAtgagataaatttaaaacaaatacataaactaTTTACGAATGTAAACAGTCATATTTCGATGTAAATGGCGCAGTTATAACGCCAACGCCAATCCAACTATACACGCaactacgtacatacatacatatggtcacgtctatatcccttgcggggtagacagagccaacagtcttgaaaatactgaatggccacgttcagctattcggcttaatgatagaattgagattcaaatagtgacaggttgctagcccatcgcctaaaaaagaatctcaagtttgtaagcctatcccttagtcgcctttattcatgggaaagagatggagtggttctattctttttttgtattgttgccgggaaccacacggcactacgtACATATCTTTACTATATTTCAttctctgattgacctgggtcttggatgtttactattaaaagtattatcaaaattgaagtatcgttgagttggtatctcgtaacacaagtttcgaacttacttcgaggctaactcaatctatgcAATTTGTccagtataattaaaaatgataaaaataaatataatatataaataacaagcgacccgccccggtttcgcacgggtagaatttatacatataaaccttccttcTGAATTACTCTATCCAttaaaaccgcatcaaaatctgttatgtagttttaaagatataagcatacatacagacatacatacaaacgcgggaagcgactttgctttattctatgtagtgataagaaagatattctatttttcttttcttatgatgatgattaaatttttaacgcCTACGCAGTGTTGCTCGCTTATTAGTGTTTCAGACCTCTAAATGACATCTGAATTTCAAACAATAgacacttaataaaaaatcgataTTCCTAATAAAGACTGATTGTTTTTCAGCAGACAACTGGCGTCAGctaaattatatacttattaaatagACATTCAGCGGATTGGTATTAGAATTTTATAGACTCCCAGTTGACTGAATGAAAATAAGTAagatcaaaaattaaaaaaaaatcaaaatttttcattcattattataagatactttatatcgcttaataatagtcttttggtttcacaacattggttgacgtcaaataaattacttaaacctaAAATTaatgccgcttccaaggcgtcagtgcagaagaagtggtaacaaactgcactgcagcatttgtAAGCAGAGCTGTAGCGAAATGAAGTTGTGATTACAAATTCATTTCATTACAGCTCTGTATACATCTAGGGACCTGCCAAATATACTTGAAATACCTCTTACTCTTACATACACGCATATAGTTAATCACATACTATATCCTACCTTTAGGGAGTAGAAAGACCAAGTCTTGAATAGACAGAAAGGCctcattcagctgtatggctttatgatagaattgaaattcaaatagtgacaggttgctagcgcatcgcctataagaagaatcccaagtttcccggcaccaatataaatacaacaggatcactccatctctttcccatggatgtcttaaaaagcgccttagggataggcttacaaactcgggattcttttttaaggcaacgggctagcaaccctgtcactatttgaatctcaattctattattaagccaaatagctgaacgtggccttggcattcagtcttttcaagtctgttgactctatctaccccgcaaaggatatagacgtgaccatatgtatgtacctatgtatttttttaatcttagccaaaaaatatgcagaaatgtgtatgtaatatatcGAATCTCTGGAGATTAAACAACAAATAGGTTTATTCGAAAAATCTCAACAAATACTCTCCCACGGCGCAGTATAGCACAATGCACTGTACCTACAGACCTTGAATGCAATTGTGGTGCACTTATTGGATGATAGCTCACAGGTTTATAGGCTAATGGGCTAGGCATTTGCGTATATACAAGAGCTATTTTTGTCTGAACAACGACATGTGACCTTTACCTAGACCTGTCGTAACGGTAATGTTACCATACCTATTCTGAAATTTGacttataaagtttttaaaacagaATACTCTATAATATTATCAGCGTTAGGTATTTGTAAACCGGTCTAAATTACTACAAGGTGGACCtggaacattttaaatatatttataacaatatcaaataattaaagcATTAGAGGACCTCAATACTAAAAGCGATCTCATAAATGTCACCCTTGAAGTATGGTTATCGTAAGAACATACTAACTATACCTACTTCGTCTAAGCGTTACCTGAAATAATAGTCCAATTTAGAATATCAATACTTCCAATATTACCTAGAAcagattataaataagaaaaggtTACCTTTTGCtgaaattaaggacgtcctggcaaagagTTAGGTcaggagtacccgaaaccgccgagcttgcataagagttatgaatttggatgaagcggaaggaagtatgcagagaccgTGGAAAGATGCactctctgcctacacctccgggaaaaaggcttgattttatgtatgtatgtatgctttgtTTGAAAGATGCTGCCAGCAATTTCCTACAAAATCTGTCCAACGCATGTAAATAGAAGTCATTGGCATGTTTTGTCGCTCATTTTTCCCTTGTTAAGTGTATTTTAATTGTTGTCACATCATCAATCATGGTCACTGAATAGATGGGAGCGGTTCCATGGGGCGAAATGTAACTACTTTAATCATAGCTAATATACTTAgatcaagtttttttttagctttttggtttggttgttattattttcacaattttcttTAGCTTTCTGGTTTGTTTGCTATTTGATGCTCTTCAAACCAGTTGGttagtgtttttgttttaagacACATGGTTtagaatacaaaatatacctatattttttttaatttagagcAAGTTAGATAGTTCGCCAGTTCACACATGTTATGAAAACCAAGAGTGTtaagatttgtttgtttgtaatatatttttttttatttaggctAAACCGCGTATATTTGTAATCGCAAGTATGAATATTCCTATaaaaactacattttttttttataatattgtaatggAGATAATATCATAGAAATGGAGCAAAGCTTGAATGCACTGGAGTTATATTCCAGAAGTATGATTCAAGATCCAGTAAAACccttgtatttttatacatacatataatcacgccaatatcccttgcggggtacagttacaatagtcttgaaaagactagaggccacgttcagttgtatggtttaatgatggaattgagattcaaatatagacaggctgctagcccattgcctacaaatggaatcccaagttttttagcgtttcactttttatttataattaaaaaaaaaatatctgtagCGTATTTCACCTACAGTTTGAATCATGAAACTAAATATGGTGTCTGgctatttatatacatatatataaagggATTATAATTGTGAAAGGAATaacaaaattcttattttaaaaactggcAATGTCTTGGAGATGAAAGATTCTAGGaaatcttcttcttcatcattGCATTTGTACACTGTATTAccaaagaaaaagtaatatatcttaaaaaagggagatgttaggagtacccgtaatcgtcgaatatgcatgaaaagagtaatgagtgtggaggaagcgggagaggtctgtaaggatcgtagcaagtggcattccagtctctgcctaccccaatggaaaacaggcgtgatggtttggatgcataaaaattataaccaaatttcattccttataaatttatttaataaataaaatagacagGATTGGCAAGTATAAGGTTAAACTAGTAAACAATAAAAGGCtaaactttaattatattacattccattaataaataaatgttaaaataacaatgcatTTGGTGATAGTACTTTGGATTAATTTTAGACATTTTGGATTATGATAAATCTTTATACAGCATCATcttagataaattaaattaaattattattaaaaatgataaacaattttacatCATTTCAGTTGTAAACTGTTTATTATAGCCtcaatttaattatcttaTCATGTATTACTATTAGTCTAGTTCAAATTGGcgggaattttaaaaattcattctCGCTCACATATTTTGTTGcaaaatttttctttcatttatgCAATTCTCCAGCTCGTCGtgatatttatcaattttagcATCAAATCCTGGACTTTGAAGGCCACAGTCAAAACTATTACCCGTTATTACCTTCTCTTGATTCAATGTCGAGTCAAATCTAACTTTCTTCCCCGGTGTATTAGTCCTGTTATGTGAAATGTCAGCATTTTCTATACCTCTCTCTTTCAGTGGAGTTACATTCATATTTAGCCGGGTATTCCTTATAGTTTTAATAGTTTCATACTGATGTTCAatgtcatcatcatcatcaatttCCTCAATCTCTATTTCGTCAGAGTTATCCAAATTTAAAGCAGGATTTTCTATTCCAGATTCTTTATGCTCAGTTTTCTGTTTAGGTGGCTTTCTTGGTACTTCATAAGGATTAAGTGTAACATTATGTTCAACTTTTTCacctttaaatgttttcttcAATGTTTTAAACACTTTCTTAGACAGTTTATTACTTGCTCTTAATATAGATCTCtttaaatcctttttgttttcattagaTTCGTTAGAGCTGTTAGGCtcatgtttgtttttgttcaaATTCATAATGTCTATAGCACTGAATTGAGAAACATCACAACCTAGTATTTTGCTTTGCTTGTTATAACTGACGTCATTATAATCACCACTAACATTCTCGTAAATTGGACTTTCAGATCTGTAATTATCAATATTCTCATACTCATGTTGATCAACATTTAGTGATTCGTTCATAGTAGATATAGTACTGTTTGTGTCACAAGCAAACAGTTTCCTAGGCATCAAGTTACTTGGTTGTGGAGCTTGGCATCGAACGGGattatttaacatttcatCAGTATATTCCTGTTCTctcatttcatcattaagaAAAGGATTTTGATCACCAGCAGGACAgtccaatttcaaatttggatCTAAAAATGGATTTGTTATTGCTTTTTTCTCAGGGAttcttttcttctttgttATAATTGTTATAGTTTTGATTTCCATGATGTTGCTCTCATTAAGATCATCATCTAAGTAAAGAGATTGGTTGGAAAGATTTGGCGAATCCAACGCTAGTCTATCAATGAAGCTCAAACTCATATTACTTGtgttatttatgaatatttggTTTGTTACATTGGTCTGTATGTTAGTTGTATTTACTGTGGAGTTATTAAGGATTTCTGTTTGGTTGGCTGTACTTATAGATTTTTGTTCTAACACTGATATTCCAGAGTCCATTTCTATCTCGCTTATATCAGGTTGGAATATAGAGACGTCCATATTTTGAGTATCCCTATATGGCACCATGGCACTGTCAGTGATATCTTGTGGTACATAAGATAAGTTTGTTATGTTAGCATAAATGGGTTCCTCGCTCTCCATAGAAGGTGGGACGTTTTCTTTGGATTCCAAAGCCTGATTATAATCGTAACTTTTTACAGTTTTTCGTACATTCTCAAGTTCCCTTACGAGGAATTCATTAACAGCTGCCTTACTTATTCCTACATCTAAAGCTGAGTTATCAAACGTGACTATTTCACAGCTTTTGGTTCGTTTTCGTTTCTTTGGGACAATTTCCATGGCAGTGTTGCACATAGGATCCTCGTTGGCCAGTAAGTCTAAAGCGGGGTTGAGGTATGCGGTGGAACACGGAGTAACTATCTTCCTCTTTGTTTTAGAGCTCGGTATAACTTCAAATTGATTGTTGTCAATGGAGTCCATGGTATCCTGCAATTGTGAAATCTTTTTAGTCcacagaaataattaaaactgcaaccgtcatacaaaattttaaaaacattagatttttaaatacttctCGTGTTTTGATATAGTATTATGGCATTACAATTGTGTATCGTTCATCatttatacctacaaataaattgaataatgaTGAGTTCTTTGAAcagatatttataataaaaatatagtttggGTATAATGTAGAGACGAAATATTTGCGCCAAATTTCGTCTTATAAGTATAAttcttattgtttatttaaatgtcgGATCATTACCAAAGTAATTCTGGATTCCTGGAGcctttaaaacaatttcaacgaaacaaaataagtataaaacaattttaaaacagtATGTTAATTGTAACTTAGAAACTTACCGAAAACATCAATAAGTAATGTCTCAAACATTTGGAACCAAGCACGACAGTATTTGACAACGTATATTCtcacttttttaattcaataaattgcTTTCATGTAATgttttaattcataattttcgTTTTATCCAATGGTAAACAAAAAACCGGAGGCAGGTGCAAGACGACGGTTAGAAAATAATGACAGATTAAGGTTGCCagcatagaaaatattttctaccATTGATCCCCAAATATGGTAGTtttcattagttttattagGCTTGTGTTTAAACGCCTACCAGAAATGCACCTATATTACTTCCAATAAATTCGAAGTGCCTGCCATAACGGATAAATGCTCACCAAATTGTGTATCACAAAATATTCTAGAAATAaagctattttgctttttattacattctataaaaataaatacacacctttaaagtcaatttgagtccaaattttgtaaattatcgcTAAGGAGATgttaccaatattttattttattactttcattttAGTTATCTATGCTGAGGGAAAAAATTACAGTCAaccgcaaatatttttttcataccaaatataatattgattacacCAAACACaagttacataattaatgcattatgcatttaattatatatttttatgcagttACATAATTACTTTGTTGTCAATTATTGCAACACATAATGACTAAGGTATACAATGAAACAAACCATTGGTAGatgaggaaataaaaaatctaaattaaaacagaaattttattaaagtgttcataagattaatttaagaataatcAATGGCACTTCAAAAGGAACACAATAATTACAGTCTTATACAATCTTATCTTATAAGATTaatttgtacttaaaaataatcaatggcaatttatattttacgtatATATTACGTAATCTTAGCTTgaccataatatattttggattTTGGTTACATAATTTGATTACAAAAAAGCAAATTTGAACTGTACATTTTGGTATCAATGTTACTGTTTTAGTGAAACAATATTTGGTGAGCATTTATCCATTTTGGCaatcaaaaagaatatttgtaCACAACGTACGATTATTTTGACGTGtgtatacttattttgaaGCTTA
Proteins encoded in this window:
- the LOC106129917 gene encoding uncharacterized protein LOC106129917, producing the protein MFSDTMDSIDNNQFEVIPSSKTKRKIVTPCSTAYLNPALDLLANEDPMCNTAMEIVPKKRKRTKSCEIVTFDNSALDVGISKAAVNEFLVRELENVRKTVKSYDYNQALESKENVPPSMESEEPIYANITNLSYVPQDITDSAMVPYRDTQNMDVSIFQPDISEIEMDSGISVLEQKSISTANQTEILNNSTVNTTNIQTNVTNQIFINNTSNMSLSFIDRLALDSPNLSNQSLYLDDDLNESNIMEIKTITIITKKKRIPEKKAITNPFLDPNLKLDCPAGDQNPFLNDEMREQEYTDEMLNNPVRCQAPQPSNLMPRKLFACDTNSTISTMNESLNVDQHEYENIDNYRSESPIYENVSGDYNDVSYNKQSKILGCDVSQFSAIDIMNLNKNKHEPNSSNESNENKKDLKRSILRASNKLSKKVFKTLKKTFKGEKVEHNVTLNPYEVPRKPPKQKTEHKESGIENPALNLDNSDEIEIEEIDDDDDIEHQYETIKTIRNTRLNMNVTPLKERGIENADISHNRTNTPGKKVRFDSTLNQEKVITGNSFDCGLQSPGFDAKIDKYHDELENCINERKILQQNM